In Methanobacterium formicicum, the following are encoded in one genomic region:
- the pyrB gene encoding aspartate carbamoyltransferase, whose translation MGFNLKNIISIKDFSKGDIEYILKLAEEMEPIARSQEKSSILSGSILGMLFYEASTRTRLSFETAMKRLGGSTVGFAEAGTSSAVKGENLTDTVRIVSEYTDAIVIRHNMEGTARYVSEMVDVPVINAGDGAGQHPTQTLLDLYTMKRLLGDIEELHVALIGDLKYGRTVHSLSYALAMFGARMSFVSPPELKMPKEVLHDLSAAGVNVQETEDIRDVLNYADVLYVTRIQKERFPDPQEYLKIKGAYTIDSQLLKGSEAIVMHPLPRVDEISHDVDNTPYGKYFQQAFYGVPVRMALLKSIIR comes from the coding sequence ATGGGTTTCAATTTAAAAAACATAATCTCAATCAAGGATTTTAGTAAAGGCGATATTGAATACATTCTTAAATTAGCCGAAGAAATGGAACCCATTGCCCGTTCACAGGAAAAATCAAGTATCCTGTCCGGATCTATCCTGGGAATGTTATTCTATGAAGCATCCACCCGAACCCGCCTATCATTCGAAACAGCCATGAAACGGTTGGGGGGAAGTACGGTCGGTTTTGCCGAGGCTGGAACCAGTTCTGCAGTTAAAGGCGAGAATTTAACCGACACCGTGAGAATAGTTAGTGAATACACTGACGCTATAGTTATACGCCATAACATGGAAGGTACTGCACGTTATGTTTCGGAAATGGTTGATGTTCCGGTGATCAACGCTGGTGACGGAGCAGGACAACATCCCACCCAGACTTTACTTGATTTATACACCATGAAGCGTTTACTGGGTGATATTGAAGAGTTACACGTGGCTTTAATCGGTGATCTTAAATATGGGCGAACTGTACACTCTCTTTCTTATGCTCTGGCCATGTTTGGGGCTAGGATGAGTTTCGTGTCACCTCCCGAGCTTAAAATGCCCAAGGAAGTTCTGCACGATCTCTCGGCAGCAGGGGTCAATGTCCAAGAAACAGAGGATATTAGGGATGTTCTAAATTACGCCGATGTTTTATACGTGACCAGAATACAGAAAGAAAGATTCCCTGATCCACAGGAATATTTGAAGATCAAAGGAGCCTACACCATTGATTCTCAGCTTCTTAAGGGTAGTGAAGCCATAGTAATGCACCCCCTTCCACGGGTAGATGAGATTTCCCATGACGTGGACAACACCCCCTATGGAAAATACTTCCAACAGGCATTTTACGGAGTTCCAGTACGGATGGCTCTTCTAAAATCAATTATAAGATAA
- a CDS encoding cobalt-precorrin 5A hydrolase, producing MRFAIISVTEEGKKIASDLEFDLKNDPTVLKVDVFHKNVNETFRDLFNDYDCWIAIMATGIVVRTLCPHIKSKLSDPAVLVISENRKHVISLLSGHLGGGNQLSIKVAGIIGAVPVITTSTDLKGRIGIDSLARQYWLDIKEPKLIKEVNQLIAEDYKVDLYIPPSFRFLENHPLVGMSYKIHIWDESFIKAVLPRELNVSKESKRKSEENRGVGIESDKTLDLHPRLLVAGLGSKKGVTGDRVFFAIRSALQNLHVPLERLDALATAEVKKDETGILETAAKSDLPLNIVPLREIAHFEHPDCTPSPLVQREFGVQGVCEPASLITAGPGSHLLLRKTAYNGVTVAIAVSSGND from the coding sequence ATGAGATTTGCAATTATAAGCGTGACTGAAGAAGGGAAAAAAATCGCCAGTGACCTGGAATTTGACTTGAAAAATGATCCTACTGTTTTGAAGGTGGATGTGTTCCATAAAAATGTGAATGAAACCTTCCGTGATTTATTCAATGATTATGACTGCTGGATTGCTATAATGGCAACCGGGATTGTGGTTAGGACTCTGTGTCCCCATATAAAATCCAAACTATCAGATCCAGCTGTCCTGGTAATATCTGAAAATAGGAAACATGTTATCAGCTTATTATCCGGGCATTTGGGGGGAGGCAATCAGTTATCAATTAAGGTTGCCGGAATAATTGGTGCTGTTCCAGTTATAACCACTTCAACAGATTTAAAAGGCAGAATAGGTATTGATTCATTGGCTAGACAATATTGGCTTGACATTAAAGAACCAAAACTTATTAAAGAGGTGAACCAGCTGATTGCTGAGGATTATAAGGTTGATCTGTATATTCCCCCCAGCTTCAGATTCTTAGAAAACCATCCCTTGGTGGGCATGTCTTATAAAATCCATATATGGGATGAATCATTCATAAAGGCAGTTTTACCCCGTGAATTAAATGTATCTAAAGAATCAAAACGAAAATCAGAAGAAAATCGAGGAGTTGGAATAGAATCAGATAAAACTTTAGATCTACATCCCCGCTTGCTGGTGGCTGGTTTAGGTAGTAAAAAAGGTGTAACTGGAGATCGAGTCTTTTTTGCCATAAGATCCGCTCTTCAAAATCTTCACGTGCCTCTGGAAAGGTTGGATGCCCTGGCCACTGCCGAAGTAAAGAAGGATGAAACTGGTATTTTGGAAACCGCAGCAAAATCTGATTTACCTCTTAATATAGTTCCCTTACGAGAAATTGCCCATTTTGAACATCCTGACTGTACTCCTTCGCCACTGGTACAACGTGAATTTGGTGTACAGGGAGTATGTGAGCCGGCATCCCTAATCACCGCGGGGCCTGGTTCACATCTCCTCCTGAGAAAAACAGCCTACAACGGAGTTACAGTTGCCATTGCAGTGTCCAGTGGTAATGATTAA
- a CDS encoding class II aldolase/adducin family protein produces MSQHPLTKEICEIAHYLYSKGLAPGKSGNISVRFQDTVAITPSGVSLGLLKENEIVLTDMDGQLVAGGDNPSSELQLHLEVYKNKEETAGIVHTHSSYATGFAMSGEKIERLEGFGERSKPFLKMVDYKPPGTMELAKLVGEGLKYEDVVILENHGVVATGEDLNEAALLAEFVEETAKTQFVARVLSKIEFLG; encoded by the coding sequence ATGAGTCAACATCCTTTAACCAAGGAAATATGTGAAATCGCCCATTACCTTTACAGTAAAGGACTGGCCCCTGGAAAATCAGGGAATATTAGTGTTCGTTTCCAGGATACCGTGGCCATAACCCCCAGTGGTGTTTCATTGGGGCTACTTAAGGAAAATGAGATTGTTTTAACTGATATGGATGGACAATTAGTGGCTGGTGGTGACAATCCATCATCAGAACTACAACTACACTTAGAAGTTTACAAAAACAAAGAAGAAACTGCAGGGATAGTTCACACCCATTCATCATACGCCACGGGCTTTGCCATGTCTGGAGAAAAAATTGAACGATTAGAAGGATTTGGCGAAAGATCCAAACCATTTTTAAAAATGGTAGATTATAAACCCCCTGGAACAATGGAATTAGCTAAACTAGTGGGTGAAGGTCTTAAATATGAGGATGTAGTTATTTTAGAAAACCACGGGGTGGTGGCTACGGGGGAAGACCTTAATGAAGCTGCCCTGCTAGCCGAGTTCGTGGAAGAAACTGCCAAAACCCAATTTGTAGCCAGAGTTTTGAGTAAAATAGAATTTTTAGGTTAA
- a CDS encoding UPF0147 family protein yields MSTEAFERCNQILKHIMGDTSVPRNIRRAAEESKNLLSQDDDEPTVRASTVISILDEISNDPNIPIHARTLIWNVLSELESVRE; encoded by the coding sequence ATGAGTACAGAAGCATTTGAACGTTGTAATCAGATTTTAAAACACATTATGGGAGATACAAGTGTGCCCCGAAATATTAGACGGGCAGCTGAAGAATCCAAGAACCTACTATCACAGGATGATGACGAACCAACCGTTAGAGCCAGCACAGTTATATCCATTTTAGATGAAATAAGTAATGACCCCAACATCCCGATTCATGCCAGAACCCTTATATGGAATGTTTTAAGCGAATTAGAATCCGTACGCGAATAA
- a CDS encoding DEAD/DEAH box helicase yields MKHQNETHPSRKPVRWIQHPLIEQGKIEARLYQQLLAADVIKKGNTMIVAPTALGKTVVAALVAADRLEKYPDSKILLLAPTKPLVIQHEESFREFLKSTVSSLTGAVKVEEREKRWYDSQIIVATPQTIESDIIAGRYSLENVSLLIFDECHRGTGSYSYVFLAQRYNKQAKDPLILGLTASPGGEEEKINQVCHNLFINEVVVKSEDDSDVKPYFNPIDVEWVRVDLKKEQLDIKKHLDVALKNRLKGLKKMGVLSSIQQVTKKDVLRARGKVQNRLSQSNSPPRDCLLAISMLSAVLSVLHSLELLETQGIGNLYAYFQRMTKKKTKAAQGLFKDENFKAAVNLTRQAQQKGVEHPKLGKLMEILKDASEDQEQVIVFSQYRDTVNQIYDKCKEEGVNAVKFFGQASREKEKGLSQKEQKEIIKAFRMRNYQVLISTSVAEEGIDIPSVDLVVLYEPVPSEIRMIQRRGRTGRTTKGRMIVLITKNTRDESFYYSSMHRERRMKKQLANGYKQPEKPLIADDADVRMLDRKGEDLKSRNSWGEDEKNLVVYVDHREAKSGVTRALSNMEATVKTVSLPVGDYQVSPHVAVERKSSKDFVSSLIDKRIYKQAQELVENFPKPLIILEGGDLYSSGLHPNAIRGALASLTVDFNIPIIPTRDPEDTAAMILRIASREVYKGSKDIQVRTEKKPLTLQEQQLFIVESLPNVGPVTARKLLEAFDSVKGVFNASIDDLKRVSGVGDKTARNIRKIIESKYSDTFRFPSDSEDTRETSIITGKNKPKMEYKLEKED; encoded by the coding sequence GCCCCCACTGCCCTGGGAAAAACTGTGGTTGCCGCCCTGGTTGCAGCAGATAGGCTGGAAAAATATCCAGACAGTAAAATCTTACTTTTAGCACCCACCAAACCCCTGGTAATACAGCACGAAGAAAGCTTTCGCGAGTTTTTAAAATCCACAGTCAGTAGTTTAACCGGGGCCGTGAAGGTAGAAGAACGGGAGAAAAGATGGTATGACTCCCAAATAATTGTAGCCACCCCCCAAACTATCGAGTCAGATATAATTGCCGGGAGATACTCTTTAGAGAATGTTTCACTCCTTATTTTTGATGAATGTCACCGTGGAACCGGATCCTATTCTTACGTGTTCCTGGCCCAGCGCTACAACAAACAGGCGAAAGATCCGTTAATACTTGGTTTAACTGCCTCACCAGGTGGTGAAGAAGAAAAAATAAATCAGGTGTGCCACAACCTGTTCATCAACGAAGTGGTGGTTAAAAGTGAGGATGATTCCGATGTGAAACCCTATTTTAACCCCATTGATGTGGAATGGGTAAGGGTGGACCTGAAGAAGGAACAATTGGACATTAAAAAACATCTGGATGTGGCTCTCAAGAACCGTCTTAAGGGCTTAAAGAAAATGGGAGTACTGAGCTCCATCCAACAGGTCACCAAGAAAGATGTTTTGAGGGCTAGAGGAAAGGTGCAGAACAGGTTGTCTCAGAGTAACAGTCCGCCCCGAGATTGTTTGCTGGCAATATCTATGCTTAGTGCGGTTTTAAGTGTTCTTCACTCGCTGGAACTTTTAGAAACACAAGGCATAGGTAATTTGTATGCATACTTCCAGAGAATGACTAAGAAAAAAACCAAAGCTGCCCAGGGATTATTCAAGGATGAAAATTTCAAAGCTGCCGTTAATTTAACCAGACAGGCTCAACAGAAAGGTGTTGAACATCCTAAACTGGGAAAACTAATGGAAATCCTTAAGGATGCTTCTGAAGACCAGGAGCAAGTTATTGTTTTCAGCCAGTACCGGGACACCGTGAATCAGATCTACGATAAATGTAAGGAAGAAGGTGTTAATGCCGTTAAATTCTTTGGACAGGCCAGCCGGGAGAAAGAGAAGGGCCTAAGTCAGAAGGAACAGAAGGAAATCATTAAAGCGTTCCGGATGAGGAACTATCAGGTTCTGATTTCCACCAGTGTGGCTGAAGAGGGAATTGACATCCCCAGCGTGGACTTGGTGGTTCTCTACGAACCAGTTCCCTCGGAGATAAGAATGATCCAGAGACGTGGGCGAACCGGTAGGACCACCAAAGGACGCATGATCGTGTTAATAACCAAAAACACCCGGGACGAATCTTTCTATTATTCAAGTATGCACCGTGAAAGGAGAATGAAAAAACAGCTGGCCAATGGATACAAACAGCCAGAAAAACCATTAATCGCCGATGATGCAGACGTTAGGATGTTAGACCGGAAGGGTGAGGATTTAAAATCCAGGAACTCATGGGGAGAAGATGAAAAGAACCTGGTGGTTTACGTTGATCATAGGGAAGCCAAGTCAGGGGTTACTCGAGCATTGAGTAACATGGAAGCAACAGTAAAAACTGTAAGTCTACCTGTAGGAGACTATCAGGTGAGTCCCCATGTGGCCGTGGAAAGAAAAAGTAGTAAAGACTTTGTAAGCTCATTAATTGACAAAAGGATCTATAAACAGGCCCAGGAACTGGTGGAAAACTTCCCCAAACCACTGATAATCCTGGAGGGAGGGGACCTTTACAGCAGTGGATTGCACCCCAACGCTATTCGAGGAGCATTGGCCAGTTTGACTGTTGATTTTAACATACCTATTATCCCCACTCGTGATCCCGAGGACACTGCAGCCATGATCCTTAGAATTGCAAGTAGAGAAGTTTACAAGGGCTCCAAAGACATTCAGGTGCGAACTGAAAAGAAACCACTTACATTGCAGGAACAGCAACTTTTTATTGTAGAGTCACTGCCCAATGTGGGACCAGTCACTGCCCGAAAATTATTGGAGGCCTTTGATAGTGTTAAAGGTGTTTTTAACGCATCAATTGATGATTTAAAGAGAGTAAGTGGTGTTGGTGATAAAACTGCCCGCAATATTCGGAAAATAATTGAATCTAAGTATTCAGATACCTTCCGTTTTCCATCAGATTCTGAGGATACCAGGGAAACATCCATCATAACTGGAAAAAACAAGCCAAAAATGGAGTATAAACTGGAAAAAGAGGATTAA
- a CDS encoding tRNA (adenine-N1)-methyltransferase produces the protein MKILMNDKGKKFLIGTEDLHTEQGYIKQEEIASSSPGDVLKTHMGREFHVLEANINDYIQLMDRRCSIILPKDLGIITAYTGLGSGQQIVEAGTGAGAATIFLGNLVGENGHVFSYELREDFSQIAEKNVKGFGLENVTLKCQDVVEGIDEENVDLVFLDLPKPWEVVEQARDALKSGGYLAAYTPYIDQVKLLTRILKKRKFSDIKSVECLVREIEVKDKGVRPKTRMTGHTAYLTFGRKV, from the coding sequence ATGAAAATTTTAATGAATGATAAAGGTAAAAAATTCTTGATTGGTACCGAGGATCTACACACCGAGCAGGGTTATATTAAACAGGAAGAAATTGCCAGTAGTAGTCCCGGAGATGTGTTAAAAACCCATATGGGCCGGGAATTCCATGTATTAGAGGCCAATATTAACGATTACATCCAACTTATGGACCGTAGATGTTCCATTATTTTACCTAAAGATTTAGGAATCATTACCGCCTATACCGGACTGGGTAGTGGCCAGCAAATAGTAGAAGCAGGAACTGGAGCTGGTGCTGCCACCATCTTTCTGGGAAATTTAGTGGGGGAAAATGGCCATGTATTCTCTTATGAATTACGTGAGGACTTCTCCCAAATTGCGGAAAAAAATGTCAAAGGCTTTGGATTGGAAAATGTGACCCTGAAATGCCAGGATGTAGTGGAGGGTATAGATGAAGAAAATGTGGATCTGGTGTTCTTAGATCTTCCCAAACCCTGGGAAGTGGTGGAACAGGCCCGTGATGCCCTCAAATCAGGGGGTTATCTGGCAGCGTACACCCCCTACATTGACCAAGTGAAACTTCTCACCAGAATTCTTAAAAAACGAAAATTCTCCGATATTAAAAGTGTGGAGTGTTTAGTGCGTGAAATTGAAGTAAAAGATAAAGGTGTGCGGCCCAAAACCAGAATGACAGGACACACAGCTTATTTAACCTTTGGAAGGAAAGTTTAG
- a CDS encoding orc1/cdc6 family replication initiation protein: MNIFEELGGKNSVFKCKKFLDHRFLPDNLPHREDQIKSVAKYWVEALNNVTPPDVTVYGKTGTGKTAVAKFAKKQLDQISKEKNVNIRVEYIRCTDFTTEYQVIARLCQQMGQDVPYRGWTKAEVINAFRNLFKKNVFGNDLILIIILDEIDILLKNDGDGLLYTLTRTDNVSIASISNFVDFKQFIKPRVRSSLRDREIVFPPYNAQQLVDILQERSKLSFNDDVLHDEVIPLCAALAAKEEGDARYALDLLRTSGELADEKGTEVVYEEYVREAKDQIEHNKVTDIVMTLPSQQQKVLESLIYLTKRKEEITSGRLYDVYKDITKGDSVSYRRIFDFINELEMLGLISTKTVSRGRGKGRTNLITLQCDMVLLEDAMWSG; this comes from the coding sequence ATGAATATCTTTGAGGAATTGGGCGGAAAAAATTCGGTATTCAAATGTAAAAAATTTTTAGACCATAGATTTTTACCGGATAATCTTCCTCACCGTGAGGATCAGATTAAATCTGTGGCAAAATATTGGGTTGAAGCATTAAATAATGTTACACCCCCTGATGTCACTGTTTATGGTAAAACAGGAACTGGTAAAACTGCAGTGGCCAAGTTCGCCAAGAAGCAGCTGGACCAGATATCCAAGGAGAAAAACGTTAATATACGAGTAGAATACATTCGTTGCACAGATTTTACCACAGAGTATCAAGTCATTGCTCGTTTATGTCAGCAGATGGGTCAAGATGTTCCTTACCGTGGTTGGACCAAAGCAGAAGTGATTAATGCTTTTCGAAACCTTTTCAAGAAAAATGTTTTCGGAAATGATTTGATTTTAATTATCATTCTTGATGAAATTGATATCCTATTAAAGAATGATGGTGATGGTTTACTTTATACACTTACCCGAACTGACAATGTTTCTATTGCTTCTATTAGTAACTTTGTAGATTTTAAACAGTTCATCAAACCACGAGTACGAAGCAGTCTCCGTGATCGTGAAATAGTATTTCCACCTTACAATGCTCAGCAACTGGTGGACATCCTGCAAGAACGTTCTAAACTTTCTTTTAATGATGATGTCCTGCATGATGAAGTTATACCTCTATGTGCCGCACTCGCCGCTAAAGAAGAAGGAGACGCCCGGTATGCTCTGGATTTACTGCGAACCTCCGGTGAACTGGCTGATGAAAAGGGAACGGAAGTGGTTTATGAAGAGTATGTCCGGGAGGCTAAGGACCAGATTGAACACAACAAGGTCACGGATATTGTAATGACTCTCCCCAGTCAGCAGCAAAAAGTACTGGAATCGCTCATCTACCTGACCAAACGCAAGGAAGAAATCACCTCCGGTAGGCTTTATGATGTATATAAAGACATAACCAAAGGAGATTCTGTGTCATACCGTAGAATTTTTGACTTTATAAACGAACTGGAAATGTTAGGACTTATTTCCACAAAAACAGTCTCCAGAGGTAGAGGTAAAGGAAGAACAAATCTCATCACTCTGCAATGTGATATGGTACTGTTGGAAGATGCTATGTGGAGTGGTTAA
- a CDS encoding cobalamin biosynthesis protein, with protein MGTELLIVIFISILIDLTVGELPPSLHPVVWMGKGIYKIKTFLTNTHRNKSRLNGFIMAIILIIGFNLLFLIILTLSSVNHVLYILVASILLSSTFAIKSLISSVNSVYQSLSKDLEKARKSISLLVSRDTSQLSEREVISAAIETLTENITDSIVSPLFYIFLFGFLGILGWNWLNIPTTTLWPGEALFTGYQIPVLLGVLAGVSYRVVNTLDAMVGYKDPQNLNIGWFSARLDDLLNYVPARVTGFFVVLSASLLGQDYKCAWRVMMADAQNTPSPNSGYSMAAAAGALGVQLIKPGVYTLGHPKNDLKPEMIKEAIKLAKMVTFTFLMCMVMLTLIFIVFC; from the coding sequence ATGGGAACTGAATTGTTAATCGTGATTTTCATCAGTATTTTAATTGATTTAACTGTAGGGGAATTGCCCCCTTCTCTCCACCCCGTGGTCTGGATGGGTAAAGGAATTTATAAAATCAAAACCTTCTTGACTAACACTCACCGGAATAAAAGTAGATTAAATGGATTTATAATGGCCATAATATTGATTATTGGTTTTAACTTACTCTTCCTGATAATTTTGACGTTATCTTCTGTTAATCATGTATTATACATCTTAGTGGCTTCAATCCTCCTATCATCAACTTTTGCCATAAAATCGCTTATTAGTTCAGTTAATTCAGTGTATCAAAGTTTAAGTAAGGATTTAGAAAAGGCTAGGAAATCCATTTCTTTATTGGTAAGTCGTGATACATCACAGCTATCTGAAAGAGAAGTTATATCTGCAGCAATCGAAACTCTCACTGAAAATATCACCGATTCAATTGTAAGCCCTCTATTCTACATATTTCTATTTGGTTTTCTGGGAATCCTGGGGTGGAACTGGTTAAACATTCCCACAACAACCTTGTGGCCGGGTGAAGCCCTGTTTACTGGATATCAAATTCCAGTTTTACTAGGTGTGCTGGCTGGTGTTTCTTACCGGGTGGTAAATACCTTGGATGCCATGGTTGGTTATAAGGACCCCCAGAACCTTAATATTGGATGGTTTTCTGCCCGCTTAGATGATCTATTGAACTATGTACCGGCCCGGGTCACTGGTTTTTTTGTGGTTTTATCCGCCAGCCTCCTTGGACAGGATTACAAATGCGCCTGGAGAGTCATGATGGCTGATGCCCAAAATACTCCCAGTCCTAATTCTGGATACTCCATGGCGGCAGCAGCCGGAGCATTAGGAGTTCAACTGATAAAACCAGGAGTGTATACTTTAGGACATCCTAAAAACGATTTAAAACCAGAAATGATAAAAGAAGCTATAAAATTAGCAAAAATGGTTACATTTACCTTTTTAATGTGTATGGTGATGTTAACTCTCATTTTTATTGTTTTTTGTTAA